Genomic segment of Saprospiraceae bacterium:
TTGGAGCCGGAAGTGAATTTATGGTATAATTGATTTATTTAACACATACTTCCCATAGGAATTCATTTGCGAGCCAAATTAACTTCACGACTAAGGCTATGAAATTCAAATTCAATGGATTTTTAATTCACCTCAGTTCGAAATTCTTGCAAGTTGTAATAAGCTTATAGTGTTTTTGAATCTTAAACGATCTCTGGGTGCAATTTTGAATTAATAAAAATATTTTATTATAAATCAATGAATTATATATTAAATAAAATATTCATTTATTTGGTCCCTCTTTTTTGGGATTTCAAAACCTATTCAATTTATTGACATTTTAGTCAAGTTCAATAGAAAATTTGGCTTGCGTGTTGAATATTCTAATTAAATTTACTGAATTAAGGCTTGTTTAAGTAATTAATGCCTTGGTATCATTAGAATTAGTTTCGTCATAAATAAATGCAGATTGTCACGCTTTTTTATTGGTTAATGGCTTTTTGGTCATTTCCTATTTCAGTACAGAAAGGAGTTATACCCGCTGAATCTACAATTGCTTGTGCTTGCAACAGGCAAGCCGATTCCTTGATTCTCGTTGAATTTTATAATGCTGCTGGTGGATTGAATTGGAGTAATACCTGGCAATTAAATACACCTGTAAGCCAATGGTTCGGGGTAAGTTTAAATGCCATAGGTTGTGTTCAAAGCATTAACCTTCCCAACAATAATTTAGAGGGTGAGATTCCATTCAATATGGGAAATTTAAGTGGCTTGCGATTGCTTCATTTATTTGGAAATAAATTAACTGGAAATCTACCACCCAGTTTAGGCAATTTATCGAGTTTAGAAGATCTTGCTTTGGAAGATAATCTCTTCAATGGGGAGATTTCAACTGAATTGGGCAATTTGGGTTCTTTAAGATTTTTAGCACTTGCAAAAAATAATTTTAAAGGAAGCATTCCATCCAGTTTGGGAAATTTATTGAACCTCATTTTATTAAATCTGAGTTTTAATGAACTCTCAGGAACGATTCCGGTTTCATTGAGATTTTTAACCAAACTATCTATTTTAGATCTTCATCAAAATAAATTAGAAGGGGTTGTTCCTTCTGCATTGGGTCAATTGGTTAATCTTACAGAATTGTATTTAAACCAAAACGTATTAACTGGCGAATTGCCAGCTTCTTTTAGCAACATGACAAAATTGAACCATGCTTGGTTTAGTGATAATTTATTTGTTGGTTTAGTACCAGACTTGCGTGCCGCACCTTTAAATAGTCTAAGGCTTGAAAATAATGGATTTGACCAAATACCGGATTATAGTACGGTAACCAGTTGGGGAAATCAATTGCCCTTTGGATTTATAATTTACGGAAATAAATTTACGTTCGATGACTTAATCCCATTAAGTAAAATACATAAAAGATATTATTATTCATTTAAACCCCAGGATCCTATCGAATTGGATTCTGTAATTTTTGTGCCTTCTGGAAATACGTATGTTATTAATACAGGTGTTGATCCGGGATTGTCAGATAATAATTTTAAATGGTTTAAAGATACCAGCATTGTTTATATAAGCAACCGAAATACATATGAACTGATTCAGGTTTCAGAATCAGATGAGGGTTATTACAGTGGACGTATTACCAATCCAATCATCAATGATTTTGAATTGGAAATTGCTCCGTTTCGTGTGGTAGTTTACAATCCAGCACTTTGTGATAAGCCGTTGGCTGCAGGTTCATGTAAAGATGCACCCGAATTTTGTAGCACGCTTGGTTTAAATAGTTATTGCGGTTCTTTGACTTTAAAAGATACCAATGCCCAGGTATTTCTTTGTGATTCTTTTGGATTCACTACGAATGCCAGATGGCTTTCATTTATTGCGCCATCAGATACCATTGAATTTGAAATTTTTCCTATGAATTGTTTAGGTATCGAACTAAACGGAGAAGAATTTATTGGAATGCAGGCCAGCATTTGGGCAAGCTGCGGTGGAGATCCTGCAAATATTGTATCATGTACACCTACCTGTCACGAAGCGCATTTTAAAATTGGGGGAACTAATTTTAAAATTGGCGAGAAATATAGTTTGGTATTGAATGGTTGTATGGGCGATTTATGTGATTATTTAATAAAGCTTAGAATTGGCAAGAAGAATTTTGAATTGGAAGAACCCGGCGTCATTAGTGGAGATCAATCTTTTTGTCCAGACAATCAGGATCATATTTTTTCAATTAAACGCATTATCGGAGCATCTGGATATTTATGGTTTATCAATGATACCCTGTTTCAAACAACGACCGACAGTTTTATAAACATTCAAAGTCTAAAACCAGCAATCTATCAATTAAAAGTAAAAGCAATCAGCATATGCGATACCACAAACAGTTCGTTTTTGGTTTTTCAGATTACTCCGGCTTTAACCTTAAGTGATGAACTCATCCATAAAATAAAAATTGATTCAGCATATTCTGTAAGTTTTAAAGTGAATGGAGGTGTACCACCTTATTCAGTCACCAAAGGTCGCGGTAAAATTGATTCAGCAACTTCTAGTTTTGTTTCTGATACTTTTTTATGTCGTTCTGGTTATGATTTTGAAATCACGGATTCCAGAGGTTGTACCGCAAGTTTTAGTGGTACTGAAAATTGTGGTTGCAATTCACAAGCAGGAGCCATGCCAACAGATTCAATTCATATTTGTGAAGGCCAGAATTTTACTGTAAAATTTAGTGGACCTGAAATTCAAGACCCGGGAGATGTAGGTGTTTATATTTTATTTTCCAATCCAATCAACCCAAAAGCTTCTATACTTAAAACAAGTACCAATGGATTGTTTCCATTTGATCCTGCCAAATTTAAATTTGAAATTCAATATTATGTTTCACGTGTGGTAGGCCGGGCCTTACCAAATCGCGATGTTAATTACAATCATCCCTGTTTGAGTTTTTCGAATTATCAACCGGTGAAATTTCATGCAAGGCCTTTGGTTTCTGCAGGACCGGATTTAAGTTTTTGCGGATTTGAAGGATCGATTTCCAGTTTTGGAAATTATGCTACAGGCGTCTGGAAAAAAGTTAGTGGACCGGGAAGGGTTTCTTTTGAAAATCCTTTGAGTGATCAAACAAAAATATCAGTTGATTCATTTGGAGTTTTTGTAATCAGTAGAGAGGTTAGCAATGGATATTGTATTAATAAGGATGAAATCAAAATTAGTTTTACAGAAACCCTTAAACCAGTTATCGATGGATTTTATTTTGTGTGTTCAGGTCAGACCACACGTCTGGATGGTGGCCCGTATGCAAAATTTAATTGGTCAACGGGTGATACCAGTAAAATACTAAACATAAGCAGTTCTGGAACATATTGCCTGACGGTAACAGATAATAGTGGTTGTACAGGATCCACTTGTATTGCAGTTAGCAATTCAACTGCCCCTTCTCCGGTTTTAATTGGTCCGGATACAGTTTGTACTGGTGACTTAAAGTTTATTCAATTATCTCAAACTTTTTTGGCTTATAAATGGAATACAAATGATAGCACCAGCATCTTACCGATCGATACAGGGGGTACGTATTGTGTAACGGTTACTGGTTCGAATGGATGCCTTGGTACAGATTGTATTTTTGTAGGTTCAAAATCAAGATCCTATTCCGTGAGATTCGATACGGTATGTTTTGGAGAAACATTTTCTTTGAATGGTCAATTC
This window contains:
- a CDS encoding T9SS type A sorting domain-containing protein; the encoded protein is MQIVTLFYWLMAFWSFPISVQKGVIPAESTIACACNRQADSLILVEFYNAAGGLNWSNTWQLNTPVSQWFGVSLNAIGCVQSINLPNNNLEGEIPFNMGNLSGLRLLHLFGNKLTGNLPPSLGNLSSLEDLALEDNLFNGEISTELGNLGSLRFLALAKNNFKGSIPSSLGNLLNLILLNLSFNELSGTIPVSLRFLTKLSILDLHQNKLEGVVPSALGQLVNLTELYLNQNVLTGELPASFSNMTKLNHAWFSDNLFVGLVPDLRAAPLNSLRLENNGFDQIPDYSTVTSWGNQLPFGFIIYGNKFTFDDLIPLSKIHKRYYYSFKPQDPIELDSVIFVPSGNTYVINTGVDPGLSDNNFKWFKDTSIVYISNRNTYELIQVSESDEGYYSGRITNPIINDFELEIAPFRVVVYNPALCDKPLAAGSCKDAPEFCSTLGLNSYCGSLTLKDTNAQVFLCDSFGFTTNARWLSFIAPSDTIEFEIFPMNCLGIELNGEEFIGMQASIWASCGGDPANIVSCTPTCHEAHFKIGGTNFKIGEKYSLVLNGCMGDLCDYLIKLRIGKKNFELEEPGVISGDQSFCPDNQDHIFSIKRIIGASGYLWFINDTLFQTTTDSFINIQSLKPAIYQLKVKAISICDTTNSSFLVFQITPALTLSDELIHKIKIDSAYSVSFKVNGGVPPYSVTKGRGKIDSATSSFVSDTFLCRSGYDFEITDSRGCTASFSGTENCGCNSQAGAMPTDSIHICEGQNFTVKFSGPEIQDPGDVGVYILFSNPINPKASILKTSTNGLFPFDPAKFKFEIQYYVSRVVGRALPNRDVNYNHPCLSFSNYQPVKFHARPLVSAGPDLSFCGFEGSISSFGNYATGVWKKVSGPGRVSFENPLSDQTKISVDSFGVFVISREVSNGYCINKDEIKISFTETLKPVIDGFYFVCSGQTTRLDGGPYAKFNWSTGDTSKILNISSSGTYCLTVTDNSGCTGSTCIAVSNSTAPSPVLIGPDTVCTGDLKFIQLSQTFLAYKWNTNDSTSILPIDTGGTYCVTVTGSNGCLGTDCIFVGSKSRSYSVRFDTVCFGETFSLNGQFFDQPGVHDVIIDGGAGNLCDSVVRVHLSWRPQIIVKDTTIIKDDGTNSGAISIVINGGSPPYNYLWSTGSKSSIITNLRTGSYSVVVTDSRNCKASFVFNVPRLTAIDQYTIKKKLVTVFPNPMRVNQQLIVRNESSSGNLFINIYSLDGSLYYKTEWLTRKNQDLLQLDVSMPAGVYFVKVFNSENSSEVQRLVIQN